One part of the Candidatus Rokuibacteriota bacterium genome encodes these proteins:
- a CDS encoding thiolase domain-containing protein has product MTPSALIAGVYEFPERKTSKSALEIQALSARAALADAGLTLRDVDGYFTAAGSGGTGPLPILDYLNLNPRYLDGTTIGGASFVAHVNHASAAIARGRCRVALITYGSTARSQGIAVGTRERIAGDYVDQFEGIYGTSTVGLYALVARRHMHEYGTTGAQLAEIAVACRRHAGLNPVALYRDPITVEDVLASPMISAPLHLLDCCVITDGGGAVVVVHPDLGRDLRKPSVRVLGSAEAVAHTAAGRRDYLVSAAAQTGPRALGEAGLTHADIDMAMIYDSFTITVLMTLEDLGFCKKGEGGRFVENGRLQLGGELPINTDGGGLSSNHPGMRGIFLVIEAVRQLRGECGERQVRECGLALAHGTGGALGTRHSGVTLVLGRA; this is encoded by the coding sequence ATGACGCCGTCTGCGCTGATCGCCGGGGTGTACGAGTTTCCCGAGCGGAAGACCTCGAAGAGCGCGCTCGAGATCCAGGCGCTCTCGGCGCGCGCCGCACTCGCTGACGCCGGGCTCACGCTTCGGGACGTGGACGGCTACTTCACCGCGGCGGGCTCGGGCGGCACGGGGCCGCTCCCGATCCTCGACTACCTGAACCTGAACCCGCGCTACCTGGACGGCACGACGATCGGCGGGGCATCCTTCGTGGCGCACGTGAACCACGCGTCCGCCGCGATCGCCCGCGGGCGCTGCCGGGTCGCGCTGATCACGTACGGCAGCACGGCGCGCTCCCAGGGGATCGCCGTCGGGACCCGGGAGCGGATCGCCGGCGACTACGTGGACCAGTTCGAGGGGATCTACGGCACCTCCACCGTCGGCCTCTACGCGCTGGTCGCCCGGCGGCACATGCACGAGTACGGGACGACCGGCGCCCAGCTCGCCGAGATCGCCGTCGCCTGCCGCCGCCACGCCGGCCTGAACCCGGTCGCGCTCTACCGGGACCCGATCACCGTGGAGGATGTCCTCGCCTCACCGATGATCTCAGCCCCGCTCCACCTCCTCGACTGCTGCGTCATCACCGACGGCGGCGGCGCCGTGGTGGTCGTCCACCCCGACCTGGGCCGCGACCTCCGCAAGCCTTCCGTGCGGGTCCTCGGGAGCGCCGAGGCGGTGGCCCACACGGCCGCGGGTCGGCGCGATTACCTGGTCTCGGCGGCCGCCCAGACGGGGCCGCGCGCGCTTGGGGAGGCCGGTCTGACCCACGCCGATATCGACATGGCGATGATCTACGACTCGTTCACGATCACCGTCCTCATGACGCTCGAGGATCTTGGGTTCTGCAAGAAGGGAGAAGGCGGGCGCTTCGTCGAGAACGGACGGCTCCAGCTCGGCGGCGAGCTCCCGATCAACACCGACGGCGGCGGGCTTTCGAGCAACCACCCTGGCATGCGCGGGATCTTCCTGGTCATCGAGGCGGTGCGGCAGCTCCGCGGCGAGTGCGGGGAGCGCCAGGTGAGGGAGTGCGGGCTCGCCCTCGCGCACGGGACGGGCGGCGCCCTCGGCACGCGCCATTCCGGGGTTACGCTGGTCCTCGGGCGCGCGTAG
- a CDS encoding SDR family NAD(P)-dependent oxidoreductase: protein MRLLDGKVGVVTGAGSGIGRAVAVGLARGGAAVVVNDYGVTVDGREPSSAAAQAVAKEIEALGGRAVANAESVATMAGGQAIVDAALSHFGDLHILVCCAGILRERMIFNMSEEEWDAVIAVHLKGHFTVMRAATRHMREKRYGRIITFTSTAGLEGSPGQPNYSAAKEGIVGLTRSTALAMAKYGVTVNCVAPSAQTRMTERLPAERQREEAAPPEAVAPVVVFLASDRAAHVTGQVLHVRGNRVSLLSHPAPIRAVTRVEGWTPEALADIYDQALGQDRLRRFDELGIPWPPSAGGSGKEAAGREGSPA, encoded by the coding sequence TGACGGGCGCGGGCAGCGGGATCGGCCGGGCCGTGGCCGTCGGGCTGGCGCGCGGCGGCGCCGCGGTGGTGGTGAACGACTACGGCGTGACCGTGGACGGGCGCGAGCCGTCGAGCGCGGCGGCTCAGGCGGTCGCGAAGGAGATCGAGGCCCTCGGCGGGCGCGCCGTCGCCAACGCCGAGAGCGTGGCGACGATGGCCGGAGGCCAGGCCATTGTGGACGCGGCGCTCAGCCACTTCGGCGACCTCCACATCCTCGTCTGCTGCGCCGGGATCCTCCGCGAGCGGATGATCTTCAACATGAGCGAGGAGGAGTGGGATGCCGTGATCGCGGTCCACCTGAAGGGCCACTTCACGGTCATGCGCGCCGCGACGCGCCACATGCGCGAGAAGCGCTACGGGCGCATCATCACCTTCACCTCCACGGCCGGGCTCGAGGGCAGTCCGGGGCAGCCGAACTACTCGGCGGCGAAGGAGGGGATCGTCGGGCTCACGCGCTCCACGGCCCTGGCCATGGCCAAGTACGGCGTGACGGTGAACTGCGTTGCGCCGTCGGCCCAGACGCGGATGACCGAGCGCCTCCCCGCCGAGCGCCAGCGGGAGGAAGCCGCGCCGCCCGAGGCCGTCGCTCCCGTCGTCGTGTTCCTCGCGAGCGATCGCGCCGCCCACGTCACCGGTCAGGTCCTCCACGTGCGGGGCAATCGCGTGAGCCTCTTGTCCCACCCTGCCCCGATCCGCGCGGTCACGCGCGTAGAGGGGTGGACGCCCGAGGCGCTGGCGGACATCTACGACCAGGCCCTCGGCCAGGACCGGCTGCGGCGCTTCGACGAGCTCGGGATCCCCTGGCCGCCGAGCGCCGGCGGGAGCGGAAAGGAAGCGGCCGGCCGGGAGGGCTCGCCGGCATGA